TGGAGACCACCGACAAAGTGTTGAGCGCATCGTTGCCAAGCGCAAACGTAACGTCGCCCAATCCACGAACACTCAGGTCCGTCACGCCAACAGCGGTGAGTACGCCAGTGTCCTGCAGGTCAAGGTCACCCTCCGATGCCTCCAGAAGCAAGCTGGCGGCGGTCCCAGAGATGGTGAGGTCGATATCTTCTCCCGTCACGGTCACGGCCCAGAGGTCGATCTCTTCGACCGTATTGGGCACGGATGTCTCCATCATGCTCAAGGTCGCATCTTCGCCCAGCACCACGCCGTTGAGCATATTCAGGCGATGCAGTTGCGTGAGGCCTTCAATTTCGGAAACACGCGCCAGGTCGGCTCCGGCAATCGTCCGAGGAACGGCGTCACCGCAGTCCTCCACCCAGCCCCAGCCCAGCGAAAGGGTGTTTTTCCCCGTCCCCAGGTCAACTGAGCTGCCTTCATTGACCAGCGCCCACGCGTTGGTAATGAGGTGGTCGTCGCCGCTCCCCGTGCTGACGTTAACAACAGCATCCTCACCCACCAGAGCATTCTGCAGGTCGGTATCGTACTGTTCCACCGTGAGATTGGCCTCGGAGGTGGAATTCACATCCGCTGCCCGGATGTTGTCCAGGTAGATGGAGGCCCCGGCTGCGCCGCCAGTGAGCACGATGCTCTCGCTGAAGTTCCCTTGGTGGCCGTTCGTGTTGATGTAGTGGCTGAATTCATCCACGACGTTCAGGTCGAGGTGTTCGTACTGGCCAACTCCGTCGCCCACGATCTCCAAGTCAAACGCGCCGTAGCCGTCTACCGTGAGGTCCATCGTGTCGTTGTCGGTGTTCTCCGCAAGAGTCGCCTTGGCGGTCACGTCGATGTCGCTGTCGTCTTCCGCATCGCTGGCTTGCACAAACTCCGCGAATGTCTTGTTGACGTAGCTGCTCTCCATGCGGGTGACCGACCACGATGCTTCCAATTCACCGCCCAAGGTCACCACGCCGAAGAATGCGCGCACGCCAGTGTTGCCGGCGCCATTGACTGCTGCAGCAACTTTCTCAGCGATTACATCGCCGATATGACGGTCGCAGCACGCATCCAAGTCTTCTTGAAGGACGGTGTAGGTGATGAGCTCTTCGCCAACTTGCAGACTGATGACGTCGCCCGTCTGGATCGAGTCCAAGCAATTGAAGTCGATCCGGTCCTCGAATGAGCCCTCGGACCCATACAGCGGACTCGGGCTAGCATTCGGCCGGGTATGACTGACAGATATCTCGGTCGAGAGGGAAGAGTCTGTTCCGATGAGCGTGATGTGCCTCCCATCTACCGCCACAGAGAAGGGCCAATCTTCGTTGTTGGCCTCCTGCAGGATACCGGCCAAGCGGGTAGCAATGGCATTTGCGTCAGCCACCGCACTTTCCCCGTCCAAGTCCTCAGGCGTGATCACCATAGAGTACGTCTGACCGCCAAGGGAAACAGAAATCACGTCGCCAACATGGTGGTCGCCATCTTGGTCACCGATTTGAATTCCGTCGACCTGCTTGCTCCCCGTGGCAGTCACTTCGTGACCGCGAACAGTGATCGCCTCGCCACCCTTTAGATTGAGCAGATTGAATTCCGTGGTTCCGTCAATGTCGCAATTGTCTGCGTACTCGTCGGTCCGCTCGTAGGCCCCATTCACCAACTCTTGTTCACCGATAACGTCCACGACGGTGACCGCGTCAATCTTGACCTGGCTGTCAAGCACGATGTTCTGAACACCGGAGATGTAGGAGAAGTCGGCAGTGATCTCGCGTGCGGTGAGGCCCGTGTCCTCTCCCACGTTGTTGAGAATCTCGAGCTTGAGAGTCTCGAAACCACTGATGCTGGCATCAGCGAGTTGCTCAGTGGTGATAGCGCCATCCACTTCGGCCTCGTTGAGCCAAAGGCTGGCGCTGACATCGGCTGCGATGGCGCAACCGTTGCCCGTGAGAACAATCTTTCCGTCCACGATGCTCGCAGAGAAGGTCGTGCTTTCGCAATCGACCAGCGCCTCCAGCGCAGAAGCGACCTCTTCAGCCGTCTGAACCGTGCGGTCTGCACCGTCGGCACCCGCGGCAGCCGAGTGACTCGACGAGGCATCGACGTTTTCGGCGTCAGCAGAAGTTCCCGTCAGCGACAGTGTGTAGGTACCCTCGACCTCACCTGCAACGACATTGATAGAACCAAAACCTTCGATGGAAGGATCTGCGCTGTCGATAGCAGCCTTAATGCCATCCGCAACCGCCTGCGCAGCCGCGCCTGGACCCCCTTGAGCACCGGGGAACAGGAACGAGTAGGTCTCGCCGCCAACGGTCACCGAGTAGGTCTGATTGGCACTGTAGGAATATGAGCCACCGAACGTAAACTCGAGCACCTGCGCCGTTGTGTACTCGACGGTGTGAGTGAACTCTTCTTCTCCAACCTTCAGGGTCACTACATCGCCAACGTCGTAGCTTTCAGCCAATTCAACCGACAACTCTTGATGCTCGGTACGGCCCACAACGTTCACGTCGGAAGTTGCCTTGATGGTCAACGTGTCATTACCCTGCCCGCCCTCGAGCGCACCGCCCGAGCGAACCAGCGTATTGCCGTAATGCTTCGAACCGATGAGCGTCACTTGGTCATCGCCAGCGCCGACGTCAATACGGGCCGCTTGGCCGCCGTCGCCACCCACGCTGCCTTGCTTGTGCTCATTGCTGCCAACGGTGACAGTGTCCGCGCCGCCGCCCAAATTGATTTGGCTTCCATCGGATACCTTGCCGCCCACGACAACGGTGTTGTCGCCACCCGTTGCGCTAATGAGTGCGCCGTCGTCGAGCTCACCACCGACATTCACCGAGTTGCCACCGTCGCCTAGAGCGACGGTCGAGTTGTCCAGGTCGTCACCAATGCTCACAACGCTGCCGCCGCCGGCAAGGGTGATTTCCGATTCCTCTTCGACATCACCGCCAATGGTGACCGTGTTGCCGCCCGCGGCAAAGCTCAATGAAGAGCCTTCAACGTCATCGCCCACGGAGAGAACGTTCCCGGCGCCAGCGAAGCTCACCGTGGACTCGACGATGTCGTCGCCCACAGAAAGCGTGTCTTCGCCCGCCTCGCCCGTCAGAGAAATCGCGGATTCGTTGACGTCTTCACCGACGTAAACGATGTTATTTCCACCACCGACCGTGATGCTGGATGCATCGACATCGCCCAAGACGAAGACCCCCGCGTCGTCAGGCGCATCTTCGCCAACTGCAGCCATTTGGCCGCTGTTGCCACCGCCGGCAATACTGATGCTGGAGCCCTCGACATCGCCGCCAACATAGATTCGGCTGCCGCCGCCGATCATGGAGATGCTGGAGCCGTCCTCCAGATCATCAGAGATTTCCACCCGGTTGGCGCCAGCCCCAAAGCTCAGTTGGGAAGCCGTGACGTCATCGCCGACTTCAACCGTACTCGCCGCACCAAAGAAGGCGACCTGCGAGTTTCGAATGTCGTTGCCGACATACAGACCGTTGCCCGCGCCACCCGTGCTGTCTTCGCCACCGAAGGTCACGCTGGACTGCTGCAGATTTTTGTCGATCCCGACGTTGTTTGCACTGCCTTCACCAAACGAAATGTCTGCCAACTGAACGCTGCCGTTGCGAACCAGGAGAGTGTTATTGCCGCCAGCTCCAAAGTCGACGTTTACACGGACCTCTTCGATCACCATGTCTTCGCCGACGATGGTTGTGAGTTCATGTCCTTCGATGCCGTTCGAATCTTCTCCACCGAACGCGTTCACATCCATCGTGTTGCCGTCACCGGCGAACGAGAATTCGGACACGACGCCGTCACCACTGGTGACTTGCCCAGCAATGTTCGCGTCAGCAGAACCACCAGCGAAGCTCACTGACGTGTTATGGGCTCCACCGCTCACCAACAGCATGTTGTCTTCACCCGCACCAAATGCCACGGTCGAGTCGCTCAGATCTTCGCCAACGTACATGACGTTGCCGCTGCCGGCGCCAAAACTGGTCGAGGAGTCTGCGACACCACCGTAGACGGTCAGCTCATTTTCGTTTCCGTTTTCGAACGTAATGGTCGACTCAAAAACGTCATTTCCCGTGGCCAGAACGTTTCCGTCACCGCTGCCAAAACTAACACTGGAGCCCTCAAGATCGCTCCTAATGAGGACAGCGTTTTGACCGTCACCAGAGCTCACCGACGAGTCCCGCACATCCTCCACCACCTGCAGGATGTTGTCTCCATCGCCGAAAGTGACACTCGAGTTGACGACCTGCGTCGCGACATCCATGCGATTGTCGCCATCGCCAAACACAATGTTGGCGTGGCCCACACCCGCTCCACCAACGGGCACATCCTCACCGTCGAACTCGGTGGCAACCAGGAAACTGTTGTTACCATCACCGAACGTAATGGACACACCCGTTTCGGAGTCTTCGCCTACTACCCCATTGACACCACCCGTGGTGTGGACGGAGTTGTTTCCATCACCCAGCGTGAGGCTTGCACCCTCACCGATACCGTGTGCACCGACGATGACTTCGTTGTCGCCGTCACCCAGGCTCACCACTGCATTTCCCTCGATGCCGTCCACCGTAATGGAGTCGGCGCCCGCGCCGGACGTGATGGAGCCTTCAACGACACCTGCTGTGAGCGTGTTGCTGCCCGCACCCATGTCAATGGAGGCCCCTTCATTCACGGACCCCGAGATGGAGATGGTGTCGTTACCGGCACCGGCATTGACAGAGCCGCCGACCGTGCCGGAGACATTCAAGCTGTTGTTGCCCTGGCCCAGGTCATACACGGCGTCCGATTGATAGATGCCGCTGGTCGACGTAACGACATCGTCACCCGCCCCGGTGGTCAATGTCTTGAGATTGGAGCCGGCATTGAGCGTCAGGTTTCCGACAAACTCTGAACTGTCCAGCGATGCTGCGCTGCCGTCCTCACCAGTAAGCGTGAGTCCAAAGCCTTGTCCAGAACGGCCACCCACAATCGTGGTCGATGAAAGAGCATTGATGCTCATGTTGCTGGCATTCGGCGAACCGGCGTCATCGTCCACGGAAAGGCGCACACCCTCGACCTGGTCGTCAATAGTCAAACCGCCCTTAAACGCATTGACCGAGACATTGAGTTCGTCATCTTCACCCGCCGTAACATTCGGCTCATAGGCCAGCGCGACGTTTTTGCTGCTCTTGGTGATGCTCACATCGGCCAGGGTCTGCTGATCGCGCACTGCGACGTCTTGCTTGGCCTCGATGATGTTGAGCTTCGCAAGGCTGTCATCCCAGTCCGTCAGATACAGATTAACGGCACCAGAGTCGCCAGCCAAGGCCCGAACGTCGAGGGCCTCGATGTTGCTCACGATGGCTCCATCGCCGTACGTGCCGCCGGTGAGCTGCAGCTGCAGCGTGTCAATACCTTCGCCGCCGTTGACCACGTCAGCCGGCTGGAACGTCGTGGAACTGCCGATGATGCGATCTACACCACACCGCTTGACATTGTCCAGGCCGGTCGTGAGTTGATGGACAGTCTCAGTAGGTTCCGGTTCTGGTTGGGGAGCAGGGGCCGGAGGAGAAATAGGCGCTGGCGCAGGTGCAGCAGGAGGCGTAGAACCACCACTGCTACCACCCGCGCCCGCCACGGCTGCAACACCAGCGCCGACCGTGCAATAGTGCCCACGAATCCGCGGCGGCAGCCCCACCAGCTGCACCGGCGGCACCAAACCTGAAGCCCCGATAGTTACCGGCGCGACAGAAGGCGCTATCACCGCTGAAGCGCCGCCCGCGCCAGGCAGAACGGCGGGCCTGCTTGCGCGAGCAACACATCCGTTTCAGCGACCGGAAGGCGTCTGACTGCGCCACCACCTCAGCTGAGTGGCCTCTTCTTGAAGGGCGCCTCTTCTCTTGAGGCTCAGGCCTTTTTCTTCCCGCCACGCATCGGGCGCTACCAACGCGGGTTGCACACCCAGAGGCGAACGGCTTTCGCGGACAGCACAGAGCCACGGCTTCGCACCAGCGGCGACGGCTGCACGAGTGGTTGTTGCACGTCAACAGGGTTGGCAGAGGGGGTTTTAGCCATGTTCAAGACTTCCTTTGGGTGTTAACTGGGTGTTTGCGCATCCGGGGCGGCCCGGGATGTGATCTCCGGTCCGGATACTATCATTTGATTGTGCATTTTCATTTTGAAATGATAGAAGTTATTTTTTATAGATTTTTCGATAAAAATGCCACAAACTGATGGCCTCGTTCTACCAAGCGGAGTCGCCGTGGACTTCGCCTCTCATGGTCAGACGCTTCAACTCGCACGTCTGTGGCAACTTGATTGATGGCGCCGGGGTTTGGAAATAGGTGTGGCGGCCTCTGCCGCTGGCATGAGCCTTGGAAAAAGAAACGCCGATCGTCCGCTCGTACCGGATGACTGGCGCGACCACCTCATCGCGGAGTTACGCGAGTGAAATCGCTAGATACAAGCGCGCTCGCACTGTGTGAAGGTGTGCTCTCCTGCCTGAGGCCCCTTCCTGTCGAGTGACCAAGAAACGATGCTGGAGAGACACCTTGCCCCGCTCCGGCAAGGTGCTCATTTGCCAAAACATCAGCCCCAAGCGTCAAGCTTTTGCCGAGGTCCCACCGTAACCGCCTCATTGCAATCCGTTCAACACGCTGCAGATCTGACCGCGACCGTCCAGTCCGACCTGCTTGCCATTGCCGCAGCGGCTGGCATGGGGGGTCCATTCGGGTCTCCCAGACTTCCGCTGTGAATTCCACCGACCTCAGATTTTGAGGGTTTGCCGTGCCGAAATACTCGCGCGCCTAGCCTCCAATGGCGCCGTCGGACCTGCGGGTGTGAGGCCAGTTCGGGAAACAAAAATTCAGTCAATACAGCCGAGCGCGATCAGCATCGTGGCCATCGAGTTGGGTGAGATGTTCTTCTTCGGTCGAGCCGGCAGCGCCTTCACGCTGGACGAACCGTCCGGGACTACGGTAAACACATCTTCAAAGTAGTAACCTCCGCCCACCTCCTGCTACTACGACACGAAGCTGTAGCCGGTTCTCGCGCGCGGGAGAATTCAGTTCCTGCACCATTTCCGTGTAGTGCTTCATGCCTTTGCCGCGGCGTAGGCGTGGACGAACGAGGACGTTGATTCTGCCGGCCATACCCCAACCCTTGGCAGCGTGCAGCGCTTTTGGGCGGAGAAAACTCCGCCTAGCTTTGGTGTGTGAGCTCAACCTTTTGCGGTGTAGCTTGGCCTGAAGGATTACTTTTCGCACCCTAGGTGTCCGCACAACTGCTAAGGCGCCTTCAGTTCTGCCCCTGAGAGTTCGAATCGGAAGACGCTTCCCAAACCGCGTCCTTCGCTCGCTCCCGAAATTACACCGCCGTGCATCTCAACGATCATGCGTGACAGTGCCAAACCGATACCCAGTCCAGGCTGATGGGTTTCACGCTGTGCTTGCCCTTGGGCAAAAAGAAGGAAAAGGTCATCGACCGTTGCCGGGTCCATGCCAAGTCCGTCGTCCTTCACCTCCACGTGCAGACGGCTGCCACAGACCTCCACGCGTACCTCGACATGCCCGCCTGGCAAGGTGAACTTCATCGCATTCGATAAAAGGTTCTGGACACCTGCGTGATTCGAAGCTCGTCTGCGTTCACCCATATCTCCCCCTCGGGTAGAAGACTTCCAAGTCCCGCTCGCGACGCTCAATGTCGGACGAAAAGGTCTCGACAGCTTGTTCGATGACCTTTTTGAATGGAATCTGGGTGGGCGAAATGCGGAGTTTTCCGCTTGTAACCCGACCTACATCCAACAGCTCGTCCAGCAGTCGGTCAGAGGGCCAACTGACGGTCGTGGATGCCCACGCAATGTTCTCCTCGTGTCAAGCTACCGTGCTCCTGAATGAAGGTTGACGCATAGCGAATCGGCCCCAGCGGGTTGCGCAATTCGTGGCCAAGCATGCAATGAACTCGTCCATTCGTTTGAGCGAGCGCTCAAGCTCTCGAAGCCGCCTCCGTTCGGTTACGTCCCGCGTGATCTTGGCTAGCGAGGAGGGTGCCATCATCGTCAAGGATTCGACTGATGATATGTTGGCCCAAAAAACAGAGCCGTCCTTGCGCACCCGCCAGCCTTCTTCCTCGGTTTTGCCGTGCAAGCGCGCTCGTGACAGTTGCCATTCCGGCACGCCCTCTGCCACGTCCTGAGAGCGAAAGAAAATGCTGTAAGACTTACCCAACACCTCAGTGGCTCGGTATCCCTTGAGCCGTTCTGCACCTGGGCTCCACGACTCTATGAGCCCATCCGGGCCCAGCATGTAGATCGCGTAGTCGTCGATTGCCTCCACGACAAGCTGGAAACGATCAGCACTTGATAGAGCCGGACGTACTGGAGGAGGCACGTTGGCCCCGCCAGCCGATGATGTAGACATTTCGTTCCATGGTAGGTGCTCGCACCCCGCAGCTGCGATGGGCGAGCTAGCAATGTCGTTCGGATCAGAGCGTGCAATCTATCACGAAAGCCAATTCACACGCGGAAAAACGGTTGCACTTTGAAGGGCGGGCAAGGGGGATCTACTCACGCACTTTGTCTGAGAGGCACCCTCTAGCTATTGGTTCCACGATGTTTCGTCAGCGACGGCCGAAAAGGGCGGAAACGGTCGCTTAAAACGCAAAATGTTTGGATGCGTTTTCTACTAGAAACAGCTTCCACCTGCCTCCAACCGCCTGGAATGTCTGCACTGCTCGTCACACAAATCAGCGGACTCTAACGACGTGGAACCGGGTCCCACGTCAATGCCCGCTGCGCGGGCATTGATGACGGTCATCCCCCGGCTTAGTACTGTTTTGACACATCATCCTCGGAATGCTGAGCACGCCGGACGGGACTCAATCAGATCAACTGCCCAACAGAGTCGCACGAAGACTCCACCACAGTTGGTTCGCAGCTTCCCTAGCCCAGGTCTTTTTGCGGGTTCGAAGCCTTCAAAAGCTGTCGGCCCTGCCAGACGCAGGATGCAGTTTAGTCCGTAAAAGAAGCAGCACGGGGCGTGCGATGCCGTTGGGATGTCGCGTCACTGGTCACGCGAAGCATTCGCGTTGCAAGCGCTCCACGCCGTGGCCGCCCTACTACGAAGTGGTCGTCCGGCCTGAGGTCTAACTCCCCACCGCGTTTCTGTACCCCTACGCCTAACGTAGCGTCACCGGCATTCTTTATCGCTCGCCCAAAGAGTCACCAAGAGTTTTCACGATTGGCTTGGCAAGGTACTGCAATACCGTTCGCTGACCAGTTTTGACCTCGATGGTGGCCGTCATGCCCGGTTGAATCTCCAGCACACTATGTGCCCGTTTGCTGAACTCACGTGAGGTGGTGCGCACCTGCACACGGTAGTACGGGTCCTCACCTTGACGAAGGTTTTCGCTCAAGGTGTCTGCACTGATAAAAATGAGTTTTCCAGGCAGGCCCCCGTAGACGGTGTAGTCGTAGGCATCTATCTTGACGGTCGCATCGAGGCCAAGGGTG
The sequence above is a segment of the Hydrogenophaga sp. BPS33 genome. Coding sequences within it:
- a CDS encoding sensor histidine kinase, coding for MGERRRASNHAGVQNLLSNAMKFTLPGGHVEVRVEVCGSRLHVEVKDDGLGMDPATVDDLFLLFAQGQAQRETHQPGLGIGLALSRMIVEMHGGVISGASEGRGLGSVFRFELSGAELKAP
- a CDS encoding PAS domain-containing protein, which translates into the protein MSTSSAGGANVPPPVRPALSSADRFQLVVEAIDDYAIYMLGPDGLIESWSPGAERLKGYRATEVLGKSYSIFFRSQDVAEGVPEWQLSRARLHGKTEEEGWRVRKDGSVFWANISSVESLTMMAPSSLAKITRDVTERRRLRELERSLKRMDEFIACLATNCATRWGRFAMRQPSFRSTVA